A region of the Clavelina lepadiformis chromosome 9, kaClaLepa1.1, whole genome shotgun sequence genome:
ttttatgatcaaacaattgaatcaaacaatgcgtgagaagtgtacggctagttgctgaaagcatgttgcaatacatgcgcgactgacgtgtgtgtgtttacgcactgaaagtgaagagaaaaacacactcgtaaagggtaataatttgtcatgtaacctgtttaattaaaacaataagtgatgagtaggagtttctgcaagtgccggcgggccgcataaaatgggaccgcgggccgcatgcggcccgcgggccgtagtttgcccacccctggtataaaTGGTTCAGCTTGTTCCTTACACCACAAGCCAATGTTATTTGTACAGTACGTAGTGCTTGTTTTCAAAAGCAACACATAGTGTTTTACATATAGTGTCCATGAAACCACACAATCAGGACTGTGGGGTATAGAATTATTGTGCCAAATTAAATTAAGCACTATAGGCCCTAAATGCTTTTTCCTACAACTGAATTTTGCTTGGCAGTAACCCTGTGATGCACGCACAAGTATTGAGTTTAGGCCATCACTATCACAAACTCCTTTAGTTTGGTTTTCCAAAGGACAGCAATAAACAATGACCCGAAAACAAGTGATTTACAAGTTTAGTCAACTTACAAGCATACATTAAAGccgttttaattaaaaacaagaaaagtcAAAGGTTAGAAGTTGAGAAGCGATGGTCAGTATTTATGTAGCAACTACATTTGCCTGCATTTAATGCTGATATGCCAGGTACTGTGGAGCACTCACTTAATCCACAAACAAAGGCGAAGATAAAAATCGTATTGTAGTCTATCTATCGATAACAAATCAAGCGTAACACTGTGAAACCACTATTGACACTGGTAACAGATGATATTTAGACTTTCAGAAAAGGTGAAGGTCACACACTGAAAATTGCTTCTTTCAGTAGACAAATATCTACAGATGCAATTGAACGACAAGGTAGCAGTGCATCGCATCTGCAGAATTATAAATCTTTTTACCAGCAGCAGCAGAAGTAAATGGAATATATGCAACACATGACATAATACTCATATACTGTCTCTgtcttaaaaaaatttattattaagaCCCGCAAATATAATTGTTTCGTTCAAGGAATTTCAGGGAGATGCTTTTATTAGCAACAAAACCTATGAGATCAATGCAACTTACCGGCATGTGTATAAACGCTGCTGAAACTGCACCTACTAGTGGCATCTTTTCAAGCAGAGGTTGCATTTCAAGACGAAGAAGACCTCGAATACGAAGGTCGCATATTCCTGCTTGAAGGCGATTTACAGACATGCCGATATTGCAGTCGCTTTCATAACTAAATAAATGGCAACCGTTATTATTACTAAACGCTTGACTAATAAAGTTATTACGTGTTAGAACAACGAAAGTTGACTGTGAAAATAATAACTTATTACTAATAACGATTAAGTGTTACATACACAATCTGGACATCGATGATAATCTCATTTCTTCGGGTTAAGTTATCACCATAAACTTTAATCCCAGACACACGAGGTGCTCTGTCGCCAAGATCCACATCAGTGAATGTAAACCCACCAAGAAGGGCTGACGATTGTTGAATGGAAGGTTGTATCTGTGTTTGAGACACAATTAATGTTCAAGCAGTTTACACTGTTGTCTTATGCTGTGGAAGTCAATgttaatgtaaaaaaatatcagCCTAAACTTCCTCTCTTGTAGAAAAAGGATATAAGATAACAAAAACAAGCATATATCAAAGTTTCAATTTGGTCTAAATATTACCAAACCAACCTGTTCTGTAACTAGATTTTTAATGTAGGATCCGATGTACGGCCAAAGTTGGTCAATGATTTTGTTCAACCATTCAGCTTTCTCCACGTCAGGATAGTAGAGCTAATCAAAATATTGATAATTTTCAGAAGAAGAATAAGATATTTGgcaaacaaaatgttaaagtctCCAGTATGGGACAAAACAAATATACACAGAAGTTATAATGTTGAAAGGCTGTATGTTACAATACTTTGTGGTTTGTTCATTGTGCAACCAAAACTTTAACATCAGCAATTTTAATTAATAGCAGTCTTCGACTCTAAACTCTATGGCCAAGTACTTCAGAGTAGAGAATGGTGCAATATAgtacaaaaatttgaaaacttaatGAGGTTCAGGGTTTAAACCCAATATTACCATTAATCATAAAACACACAACACAGACAGACATATATATTTGCAATTGGCAATCTTTTACATGTGACATTGACTAACACATTATTACCAAAAAAATTAGAGTACATCATAATAAGGTTTGAAAAGTGTGCAACTCCAATTTGAATAATAAAAAGCTGTAGAACTTCAGCTCTGTACTTAAATAtatacagaaaaaaaaacttgaaaaagatCAAATGCCTACCCATGACGGTAGGTGCTGGCCATTAATGCGATAAACCTCTTTTACGGTTTCCATGAACTTTTTCGGGTCAtcactgttttgttttatcacctattaaaattcattaaaaatataacacataaaaaaatcaagtaCGAGTACGGTTAGCAGTGACTCTGAGTTCAGATTATGATCAAAGTATTAGACATTAATGATAAATTAGTAAAGCGTAactatttatttaaacttCTAGCAAAACAGCATTTTCAATGCAGCAGCAAAACTTATGACACTACCTCAGAGGTAGCTTTCCGCTTTTCTCGTTGAAATGTCAAGTATAATAATGTGCATACACCTGGATAGAgaacaaaacagaaaagaaattaCGCACATGTAAACATAAGTATAACTAACAAAACAAGTATGCCTAAACGATCTACACTCAAACTTTACAATAATTATATTACTTTGCATTCACGTGGAACTTACAGACACAATTATTAGCTATGACATTGTAACTTTTGGACCAGTATGTTTAGGTTTAGTCAAGTTTTAGCCAGACATTTTACAGAATTAAAATTAGTACCGTACATATAATTACTTTGAATATTAACCAACCAATTGAATAACAGACactgcaaaagaaaaacatacaACACATAAGCTTTAACAGCTGACAGATTTGTGAAGTGACTAACTGTAGATAgtattaaaatataacaacaaaaatttaccaCAGAAAACCCACAACAGACTGAACTTGAAGTACCCAAGGAAATAAATGCCTGCTGCTACTCCGAACTTAGTGCAGCCAACTTTTACCATATCACAGGTATTTGAAAATCTGGAAAAAAGACAACATCTATAAATTgaacacacacatacataaataattatatatatatttacaattcttgctttctttttgaaatgtctgtATACATAAAACACTGGTTTTAGCAATGCAAACGAATGgcaaatgaaaagaaaatgtaaTCACAAAACCttgtttttaaaacgttttgcactgATTCTGAAATGGATCGAGAGGAATTCTCATTTTCCAATGATTTAGCAGAATCTGGATTAGTTTCCATATTACCACCTAAATATCAACAATATTTAGAAATGCTAAATgtcaataaaacattttacattttatgcaataaaaatatacagTCTATATACCTGGTATTCCTTTAATTACTTCATCTCCTAAGTCAGGATTAGACCTTACAGTATTTTCGGCCATGTTGCAATTTAAGGAGTAAAACTCCGAAATTTTAGCCGCCTGAGGTTTGGTTGTTATCCAGTTAATTCCTTCTTTTCTCCTATTACTAGAAAAgaatgtttgtaaacaatcAAACAATGGTATAGCTCGCCTATATGTCTATATTGCGTCGCCTATCACCCTGCCAATGGGTTTGGTATCAGATTACTTCGACTCTTCGAGTCGCTGCAAGTACGATAGGCTATATAAGCAGTTGGGTTACTGGTTACCTCATCTGCCTACCATTTGGAGAAAAACAATTGAGACCGCACTATAATCTTGAAAACATTATAAAACTATACTGAAGTATGTATAGTACACTAACCGTAATGCACAGTTGGAGATGGGATCGTAACAAAACACCTGCCTTCTATCATATGCCTGGGATGCCTAATGTAAAGTTGGCATATGGCATATGCCAACAAATACTTAGCATTACAGGTGGCATGTACCACATGCCTAGAGCTTACGGTGACATGCACCACGGACCTACGGTGACATGCACACGACCTGGGTAGTGGCGATGACGGTGGTACTGGTACATATGCGGTTCTGTGTTTTACAGTAATCTATAATGGTAGTCTATGATGTAATGTCAAATACATAGTAACACATTAGTATTGGACAGTTGTAAATCAAATGTGCAGGCTCTAAGCCAGAGTTTCTAAAAGTGGGTtccttaaaacatttttagaggTTCCATAAAAGGCGGTTAAAAATCGCAATTTAGTATAACAATGTCGTGTAATAGACTACCCATATTATTAAAGTGCACTAATATCTTTCGGCGGGGGGAATAGGTATCTTTGCTGTGTGCAACTGTCCCCACCCCCTAGCCCCTCCTTGACTACGTCGTTGTCACGCAAGTTATGATAGTCGTATCTTCTGACCAGACAACAATTTTTGTCAGTATTCCAGCCGTACACGTGCATATCGTATGTGCCGCCATGGTTTTGTACTtctgtttagtttttttctgaCGCAGCTCAAATGGAACTTGAGGAAATACGGCAAAAAGTTACActacaaagaaatatatcaagaGTCGATTAAGTCGTATCCGTGCAAATTTGTTCCGAAACTGGTAAAGAAATTGGTCAACCGCGCATTacaaaagtacaaaatttaTGTCCGCCACGCAGTATGCAAAGAATGTAGTCTGGCTTATCGGCTCTGTTAGAGTAAGCAAAAGgagcagtaggcctactggttAGTAGCATAGAACTTAGCCATTACAGTTAGCCCAGCAAAGTGAACAAACAGCTAAAGTAGTCTACTGGTAAAGTATTTAGATGGAGACGAGTGCATACACGAGTGAAACTACTGCATAATCTTTATATAGTGTGTTTGCATCAATTAGGCTTGGTACTCTGTTAATATATAAACTTAATTTAATAAACTGTATTGTCTAAATATGATGGAACGATGGCTGAATATATAGGAAATGAAGAAATTAGCACTTTATTGTGCTTCACTATACGAAACCTAAATACTGACAATTTagctgaaaaatgtttgtttgagGCTTCTGACGTATTGGGGGTTCCTTATCAACTTAAATAACCCTGCAGGATTCCGCggagaaaaaaatttgggAAACACTGCTCTAAGCTATAAGCCTAgctataaaattgttttagtgGATCTTGTTATAGACGTAAATctgttatttgaaaaaatggcGAAAAGGACAGTAAATTATAGGTAGCCTATATTGCTATCTTATTTTTAGAATCTTTCCAAGTGACATTGTGAGTCTGTTACACATGGTATATGATGTGAGTATTTCGTTTTGCCATTTGTTTTCTCTCAGACAAACTAACCGTTTgcaattgttattttacaaaaaagttagtctaaattttgtcataaaaatatCGAACAACACTTAAATGGAGAGAtgttcaaacattttaaataaagaCCTGTCAGACTTCATGGAGGTGTTGGTGTCTTTCTCTAGTACATATTTTGGGGAAGTAAGCTGTGTAAAAAGCACCTTCTGCTGTTTTCTATACCACGTATTCAgcattttttacatttcagAACTGTAGAAGACAATGGAATGCAAAAAGAGGACAAAGAACTGCACTAACGCACAATATATGTCAAAACACATTCGAACGTTGCAAAAGTATATGACCTTCAGCTTCAAGGTGGCTCCTGCATTGGTGGTCACTGTCATCGCAAGCTCATCCCTATTTCGTTGAGGCATTACTTGTCAATACGTGGGATGTGAGTGTGTGTTCACCCATCAGCCACAACTTCTTTTGCTTGTTCGTTTCGGTTGcgtgtttttgaaatttagggcttaattttgaaaatcatTAATGCTAACGCCAAAAAGGTATCCAATATAAACAGGTAAATTGCCGAAAGGGCCATGGAGAAAACTTACGCCAGTCGGTTATGCTAAAGCATATAAGCCGagaaaattgtaaattaatggtattaatttttgcattaataatttaattttgtcacAATTGACACAGGCGGAGCAAATTTTTTGACCAAAACGTGCAGTACTCGTGCAAGCGTGCAGAACAAGAATAGTTCTATGGTAATGAAGGTAAATGCCTAGCAAGACGTCGGCAagttatatgtatatataattaataaagaAATGATGGTAACAGTAAGCTTAATTATTTGAATCGAAAGAGAGAGAGTTTATTTCACCAtttaaaaagctaaaaagTATCGTAACATAGTTCGAACATAATTGATTGGTGTGGGGCAGCGAAAAGACCTCACGGTCATCTGCCCCAGATTCTGTtgcaaagaaaagcaattaaaatagatagaaaaaaaaactgaaacacaattaattaaaacaaaaatagagACTCACCACAAAACCAACAGCAGAACATTTTTTAACCAAATCAATAACAATGtaatgcaaaagaaatcaacaacCATACATCCATTCCCTTATTCACAATTATCTGAACAGCACTTCCCTTGCTCAACATCTGGCTTTGGGCGAATTAGGGTTGTAGCGTAGTTAGCCTACATGCCTTCtgcagttttattaaaatgcatAATGTAAAGCGGCTCCTCTTTTGACTAGGCCTACTGCCTTGTTGTTGTTTCCGAAACCGTATTTCCGAAGAGATATCCATAACACGGAGTGTGAATATAAGACATGTGATTCTCTGCTTAAAAGAAGTAGTGATGATAGCCGATATAATCTGGATCGAGAGCTGATTATGAGCGATATAGTGTTGTAGGTTATACTTCAGATACATTCAGGTGATACTTGGTGCAACGGGGTATTTACTTTCTTTGATTGCTTCTTTCATAACAAAATTAtccagaaaataaaaacaacgtATTAGTAAAGCACCCTAAAACAGTAGGCTAACTTTCACTTACTTTACGTCATGTTGCAACGAGTAAATCGCATATTTTGCTGAGTTTGCACTAAGTAATATCAACCAAGCACAAAAACTGGCCACGATACGAAATAATAGATAAaggaaatatttgttttgtttttgtttaaaattgcctaattaaaatcaaaatttactTTATTGGTCAACATGGCTGAGAAATTTGCTTTCGATTCGAGTATTAGACCCGACCAACAGCAATCGCGTCCTCAGCGTTTACAATTGAAATATGATCTCCAACATATGTACTTAATGCCAAGCGACCATCACTGAGAGTAATAGCTTGGGCCAAGCAAGCGTAATTCTCACAATTTGGGTCATGAAATGACTGAAGAATATCTCCCTTCTCATTAATTTCAAGCACCAAGTTATAATGAGCAGATAGCAACAGCAGCCTGAATAAACAAAGCAACACATTATAAGGTTTTTAAAgtataaaattataaagaaaagcataatttgaaaattaaactttttagtgAAGCATCCACTAGAAACATTCAGTAAACCTCAAGACGCTACAAAACGTTAGTGGTCTATTCTACAGTTACagtgaaaaataacaaataacaatgaagtaaaataaaacaacaaataaaataaaaataacagtgGAAAGCGCTATTTCGCATCTGGGAGAATTTAACCTAGTTACTGTTTTTCATAAAGATTTATTCACGAAATGCTATTAAGCAACATTTATTATCATTTAAGCATTACAGAGGTGCCTTTAACTGAgtgcaaacaataaaaagtatatCTTTCTTTGAAAATGATCATTTCGTAAATTAAATCTTATATAACCATTATCGTAGTAATTGAATGCATTCGGCATAAAAAAGCAAAGTCATGGTATTTGTCAAACTCAAACATTTATCTGGatgaatttaaaaatgacatatAAAATGAAGCAATCGTTTACTTATAAAGACTTTCTTGACTTAAGAGGCCGGTCAACATTTGCCGCACAATTGGATTCCTCTCCAAAAGTGAACTTAAAGTTGTTCTTAGAATTCCACCAGCAACCCAATACGTGCCTTTTCCAGTAGCTCTTATGTTATCCGCCattactgcaacaaaatgtcCTCAGttatttaattacaaaaacCTTCAATAAAAGCATTATCTGAAAAGATTCGAAGttgcacaaaaaacatcatatAAAGCTTAACAAGTCGAACTGAACCAAGGAAATTTAGAGCCGTCGTTAAAACCAAAAACCCGATAAAGatcttttgtgaaattttataATGCAGGATGCCAAATATAacactttatcaaacaaatcCTATAActtaataatatataatataccctataacttaacaaaattccgaaataaaaagcaaaattacagttgtAATTTAGAGTTAGACAACAATATATGCTATTGAAAACTACGgcaaacaattaaaactttCTTTCCTGTGTGTTTTCAATATTCATTAACGCATACAGTCATGCACGTATAGTGTTTTGTATTGAGATCATTTTCGCTAGCATCAATATAATGtggtaaaaaaaacttttaacatttactttatttttttttaattttcgtaAGTACAGAGTGCTGACTTATTGTTTAACGACGATTTTAcggattttattttttgtgtacGGTTGTAGTATTAATACAAGTTATAGTATTAAACGAGGAAATGGAAATTTGCTTGTAAGAAATACATGCGATCTTGGCAACATAGTACAAAATATTCTTATACCAAAAACTGGCTCTattacaaagaaatatatactgtatacttTGTAATAAACTCAACTTACTTGGAACATTTAGCATCTTCACAGTCTTTGACGTTGCCAAATCGATTAttcttacaacaaattttgcaaattcaacaacaaacaacgaCTGTTCGTCCTGAGATAGCTGGACTCCATTGGCAAAACACAAATTGGAAGCCACGATTTCGATTTTCTTGGTTTCTGTGTTGTAACAAAAAACTCTTCCACTGCAATCACCTGAAAATATTCTTTAATATGgacaatgtttaattaacaagTCCGATTATTTGCACAGGACAACATGGTAAGCACGATGTATAAATATTCTCTGCCTAGAGCTAACAACTGAATTTCAGCCtataggctaaaaattagcctACAAgacgcaaaaattgttttaactatGCAATAAAGTTGTAAATGTTCATGAATCTCTATATTTACATACTTGTTGTATACAATAACCCACATAGACTTACCTTTGTATATGCCGTAAAACGTTTCATCTAAGGAAAATATCGACATATCCGAAAAGTAGATATACTTTCCATCTCGACTGATGTCTAAATCGTCAGTAAAACTCAACGGTGGATTCACATCAGTAACCTTAATTAACATTTTCACTTTTCCAGTTTGTGTATTGACAGTGTAAATTCCGTAGTTAGCATCAGCAACATACAAAGTCTCATCCTGCACGCGCAAGCCTGAAGTAAACAGAAAACGCTTTTTGCACGTGGTTTTGCGTGGGcttgtattttttatcttgtagAAAGTAGTTTTCAAATGGCATAGAAATAaataatcaattttaaaataaataaccaaCGGCCGGCCGTTTTCTTTCTTCATGGCTCTTGGAATATCTTTTATTATTCCTGAAGTGACGTTGATTACATCACCAGCGCCAATACGTCCGTTATCGGAcggttttattttgataattcGTCCGTCGGCTAAACCTGTGTATAAATTCCCTTTGCCATCTTCTGCGATAGACTCCGGACTGGGTAAACCTGGAATTCTATGACAATATTACGACAGCACTCTGATCATAAAGTGACAAAATAATTTCACTTCTATTTTCAAATTTGGCGGGAACGTCTGTCCACGTTCGTCAGAAAGTTTTATTGCACGTTGGTGAGGACAATAGCAAACAGTTTTAATTGAACAGGACTTGTAAGTTGTAATGTTCTACAAATCACGTAATGAAGTTTAGAAGATAAATAACTAAACTTGGGTAAAACTATATGGTGTGGTAGCAAACAATTCTATAACAAATGgagaatatttttttaacaaaaaccaTTTCGCCTCCTCACGTTCAGTatcaaaaacaacttaaaactTACAGAAGTGTTCACCAATAAACAACCGTTTGATGTATCGTGTATGAAAATAATCGAAATCAGTTTGCAACCACAAAGGAAAAGACGACTGCAAAGTGTGAGCCCAATGTgccgaaaaaaaaacacatctGCTGGCAGCactgtaaaaaagttttacgttTCAAAACCAGTTCACTCACTTTGTTCCTTGCTTTAATGTGTTCTTGAAAGCAAACGGCCCATCTAGTTTTACTTCAACAGATAAACGTTTAGGAGTTAGGCAGGTATACGGCGCTTGATAGAAGCCCAATAATCCTATTGCTACAATAATCGCTACAGCAATACCAAGAACTCGCGTACATAGCGATAATCCATTGGATTCGCTTGCAGGTTCCGTTTTTAAGGTTCTAGGCTTACTAGACGATGACTGGCGTTCCTGCATTAGATTCCTTTGACGTACTTTACTCATGTTTTATCGCTTATACTGTATGTGCTTGAAAATTATTTAGCAGATGTCACAAAATTAACAGCCTAAGAAGTACATGCAGACTCTGCCTACaacagcaaacatttaccaTCAAATATCTGTCTAAACAACCCTCTGTTATCGACAGCGATATCCGCCGTCTATGT
Encoded here:
- the LOC143470713 gene encoding adipocyte plasma membrane-associated protein-like: MSKVRQRNLMQERQSSSSKPRTLKTEPASESNGLSLCTRVLGIAVAIIVAIGLLGFYQAPYTCLTPKRLSVEVKLDGPFAFKNTLKQGTKIPGLPSPESIAEDGKGNLYTGLADGRIIKIKPSDNGRIGAGDVINVTSGIIKDIPRAMKKENGRPLVIYFKIDYLFLCHLKTTFYKIKNTSPRKTTCKKRFLFTSGLRVQDETLYVADANYGIYTVNTQTGKVKMLIKVTDVNPPLSFTDDLDISRDGKYIYFSDMSIFSLDETFYGIYKGDCSGRVFCYNTETKKIEIVASNLCFANGVQLSQDEQSLFVVEFAKFVVRIIDLATSKTVKMLNVPIMADNIRATGKGTYWVAGGILRTTLSSLLERNPIVRQMLTGLLSQESLYKLLLLSAHYNLVLEINEKGDILQSFHDPNCENYACLAQAITLSDGRLALSTYVGDHISIVNAEDAIAVGRV